The DNA sequence CTTTGGTGAAGGCCTTGATCAGCGGCTCTCATGGTTTAACGCGCCCTTTATGGTTATGATGCTGGTGACTTATGCACGCTGCGTGCCGGGATGCGTGGGCATTAAACCCATAATCGACGGTGCCGAGTCACTCAAGAAATTCGATGCAGTCTACCAGGGTATGGAAGTCACCGACATCTCCGTCGGCGGCAACCTCGACATCCGCCCCTGGGCGTCAGTGCAGTACCTTCGCGGCTTGCTTGAGGCAGAATCCTACCTTCAAGACCACCTCGACGAGTACGTGGAGGTTATGGGCAAAAAAGTCGCCGTCATCGAAAAAGCCGGGATGCTCAAGTCCATGCCGATTCTGATGCCTCATAAACGCACCAGCAGCGTGTATGCAAGCGGCAAATTCTACATTATGTTAGTGCCGCTTTTGGGTTTAAGCCTAATAGGCATCGCTTACTTGACGGCGCATGTGGGCTTTGAGGTTTCTGCAATCGTGGGGTTGTTTGCTGTTTACATCGTAACCTTTGGGATTCTGCTCACGGGCTTTAAGCAGAAAGTTATCTCTAAATCAAAATTCTGCTTCATGTACTTCCCCATCTGGGCGCTGGCAGTCGCGGGGACAGTGCTCCTGTTCCTCGGTGAACACATCGAGGGGCTTGTGGTGCTGCTGCTCATTGGGTTCCCTGAGTTGCTTTCGCTGGTTATGAATAAACTCGGCAAAGAAGAACACGACAACAAAGAATAGGTAGCTACAATTTGCCCTTTTTTTAATTTCTTAGTTTAATTTGTAAACAAAACCCTAATAAATGAATACTGCAATCCATATTTTCCGAAACCAAACATGATACCAAAGTACTTCTTCTTCACAAAAGGAGTTGGAAAACACAAAGAGCAACTCCAATCCTTCGAATTAGCCCTCCGAGACGCAGGCATCCAAATGTGCAACCTAGTCAGCGTGTCAAGCATCGTGCCCCCCGGCTGCGAGCAGCTTACACGCGAAAAAGGCTTAAAGATGATTCAGCCCGGAGAAATCACCTTCGTAGTCATCGCCCGCAACGCAACCAACGAGCCCCACCGCCTCGTCGCATCCAGCGTAGGCGTCGCCATCCCCAGCGGCAAAAACCAGTACGGCTACCTGAGCGAGCATCATAGCTTTGGGCAAACCGACGAAACCGCAGGCGACTACGCAGAGGACCTTGCCGCCACCATGCTTGCCACCACGATGGGTATACAGTTTGACCCCGAAACCGCCTGGGATGAACGCAAAAAAATCTTCAAAACCACCGGGCTCATCATAAAAACCGCTAACAGCACGCAGTCGGCGTCAGGCGACAAAAACGGGCTCTGGACCACCACAGTGTCTGCAGCGGTGTTTGTGCCCGAAGAAAACAGCAAATAACGCAAAAAATGAAAGTGAGCTAAGCAAGTTCCTTTATGGCTTGCTTCCCTAATTGTTTGAGGTTTTCTTTTAAGGCGTCGCCTTAGGCTCTGAGTTACTTGTGCAGAATTATGCCCATTTACTTCTTGAATTTAAAAAACAAAAATTGTGGCTAAGAGAGAAACGGTATGCTAACCTTTTGGGGTTGTAATAGGGGGAAGGGGGGAGTGTTTAGTATGGGTCTTTTTTGCCTGTCATGTATGCCCAGACGCCGACGAGCACGACGGTTAGGGCTGCTCCTGCGAATCCCGAGATCAGGTAGTTAGTTGCGCCGCCGAGCAGGGGCAGGACTGTTACGAGCCAGGGGATGACGATGGTGGCTGTGAGTTGTGCGATGATGCCTGCGAGGAATCCCAAAACGGCTATTATGCCAAATACTTTCAATCTACTGTTCATTATGTTCACCTTTGGTACTTGGTTGGTCAACGCATCATTTTAGTGTAACTAACACGTTTATGTATAAAACCATCAATCCGCAGTACCCCTTTTACTGGCAAATTTTAAACAAGCATGGACAATTGCTCACCACGTATATCCGTACATATATACGTACATATTTCCAACATATTAACAATGCATAATTCGTTTTCCAGCACTCTAACGCGGTATAGAGGTAATCAAATTGTCAGAACGATTCGCTAAAAAGTGGGAAGCAAAACGTGATGAGCAAGCATTCGGGGACCGCATAAAAGACGCAGTAAAACCGCCGGGACCACTCAAACCACGTCTTGACTTCGCAGTCAGACGCATTGAACTCCAAGTCCAAAAACTCGACCAGGCAAACGAAAGATTCAGCCAACGCGACAAAGCCATCTTCGCACGCATCGTCGACGCATACACAAAGCATGACAGTGCACGCGCAAACGTCTTCGCAAACGAACTTGCAGAAGTTAGAAAAATGTCCAAGTTAATCATGAATGCTAAACTTGCTCTCGAGCAGATTACATTAAGATTACGAACTGTATCAGAATTAGGCGACGTAGTCTCTACACTCGGCCCAGCTGTCGGTGTTCTACGCTCGGTCAGATCAGGCTTAGTCAGTGTATTTCCAGAGGCAGAAAATGAACTTGGCGAAATCGGTAACATGCTTAGCGGAATCATGATTGAAGCTGGCCAAGGCAGCGGCATGACCCTCAACTTCGACACAGTCAACGAGGACGCATCAAAGATCCTAACTGAAGCAGCAACTGTTGCAGAGCAGAAAATTAAAGACAAGTTCCCAGACCTACCCCCAGGAATGCCATCGACCCCTGCTTCTCAGGCAGAGAAAACAACATTCTAAGATAAGGAGGAAAACAAAAAATGTCCTACTCCAATCTTTTTCTCTCTATCGGTAAACCCATCAAGAACGAATACGGACGAGTAATCGGAAAAGTCGCATCATTTGCGCTCTCACCAAACGGCAAATTCGACGCAGCATACATCGAATTTGGCGACGGCCAATTCTCCAAGCAGCCCATGGAAAGCCTACGTTTCAGTGGCGCTGAAATCACATTCATCTCAAAAATCAAATCACAAGCAGGCATCCTTTGTGATCACATACCCCTCATCTGGCGCAAAGACGAAGCCCTAAAGGATCTGGTGGATAAAAAGAAAATCACCCCTGACGTTTACCAGGAACTCCACAGCAGCTTCGAAAGCGTCCTCTCCCAGCTTAAGAAGGAAGCGCAAGTAATCATCGACGAATCATCCATAGAAGTCGAGCGCTGCCAGGAAGAGATTTCCTCGCTAAGCTACGCGATTGCTAACTTGGAAATCGAGCATGAAATCGGCAAAGTCGACGATGAAAACTACAGTGCAGCCTTCGGGCTTTTGCAAGAAACCCTGCGGCGGGCAACCACCGAGAAAACTGACTATGAACTCACCAAGAGCCGCCTATCCAGTGTGCTATTGGGCGAGCAAAGCCAGCCCGCACCTAAGCCTCAGCCGGTTGCAAACAAGATTTACGCCGAGCAGGTTACTAACACAGCTACCAAGCTACCTGAGCCCCCTGTTGTCGTCTACGTGAAAGATATCGGAAAAACAAGCGCTTAAACGGGAATGGACTACACGGTAGGTTGTGGAGGGACAAGACATGAAAAGCTTCACTAACCAATCCCCTCCCCCTATTCGTGAAGTCGCCACTAAATCTATTTATACACTTAAAATCCAGCAGAACAAGCTGGAGCAAGCAAGTTTTCGCCTTAAAGAGCGGGATCGTGTTCTTTTTGAAACCTGCATGAGTGCACTTAAAAAGAACAACAAAGACAAAGCAGCGATTTGCGCCACCGAAATCGCTGAGGTCCGCAAGTTAATCAGCTTCATCGGTAACGTGCATTTAGCCATTGAACGGGTTGTTATGCGCCTTGAAACCATCAAGGAACTCGGTGACATAGTCACTGACCTTAAACCTGCACTTACCCTGCTTCAGGGTGTTTCCCAGCAGCTATTCCAGGTGCTTCCTGATGTAAGCAGCGAACTCAGTAACGTTAACTCAACTATTCAGGAAACCCTCCATGCTACCAAGCTCTCCGCCGACGAGAACCTGGTTCCAGTGGGCAAAAAAACCGAGGCGGGCGAAGAAATCCTAAAGGAGGTCTCCTGCTTTATGGAGCAAAAACTCTCCGAAGCCCTGCCTGAGCCGCCTGCTGCGGCGCCAGTCAAGGAGAAAGTAGCTAAAGAGCCTCAAACTCCCATCCGGGAATTGGTGGCTTTAACCGCGAGTTCCTCGCAGGTGTTTGGCAAGAAAACCGTTGAGGAAGCAGGGTTTGACCCCGAGAAATCCATGTTTACCTTCAAGAAATCCGAGATTAAAGAGTTCTCGCTTAAAGTTACCAAGCCAGCGTTGGAAGACGTGCTTTTAGAGTACGTGCGTAAAAGCAACGGCGAAATCGATTTAAGCCGATGTTCCAATGAACTGCAGACTTCCAACGAGGAAATTGAACGTGCCCTCGAAGCGTTAGGAACGCAGGGAAAAATCAAGATAGAGTTACGTTCGCCTGAATAAGCAAACGAGAAGGAGAGAGAAAAAATCAAATGAGTGCTTCAAACGAGTTAGAGAAAGCGGCAACAGCGTATGCTTTGGATGCTGTGCGCCTAGATAAGCAGGGGCAGAAAGGCAGAGCCATAACCCTCTACCAGAAAGCCATCGAGAGCCTCCTGCAGCTGGTGCAGCTTTATCCGGAGTATGGCCTCAATAAAGTTTACGTGCAACGCGCAATCGCCTACCAGGAGCGCATAAAGGCGCTTCAGGGAGCAGTTTCGCCGATGGAGATGAATCAAGCAGCCAACGAAGACGGCGAAGGAGGAGGAGCAGCAACCATGGATGGAAACGGATTAGCTAAACCCAACAATGAAGAGTTAGTGATCACCGAGAAACCTAAAGTTAACTGGGACGAAGTTGTCGGCTTAGACGTCGCTAAAAAAGCCGTTAAAGAAGCCATCGTTTACCCCGTGCAGCGCCCTGACTTGTTCCCGTTGGGGTGGCCAAGGGGCATCTTGCTGTTTGGTCCTCCGGGCTGCGGCAAAACCTTGCTGGCGGCTGCGGTGGCAACGGAGATCGAGGCGAATTTCTACTCGATTGATGCAGCTTCGATTATGTCTAAGTGGCTGGGCGAAGCCGAGCAGAACGTGGCAAAGCTGTTTGGTTCAGCACGCAAGAGCAGCAACGAGGGCAAACCCGCCATCGTATTCGTGGATGAATTGGACTCGCTTATGGGCGCTCACACTAACGAGGTCGGCGGCGAAATCCGCGTGCGCAACCAGTTCCTTAAGGAGATGGACGGCATCATGGATAAGGGCAAAGCGCTCCACGTCTACGTGATCGGCGCAACCAACAAGCCCTGGGACCTGGACTGGGCGTTTATTCGACGGTTCCAGAAACGCATCTTGGTTCCGCTGGCAGACCATGGTACACGCCTCAGCATGCTCAAGCTCTACTCGAGCAACCTGCAGATTAGCCCAGACGTGGACCTGCATGAACTCGCAAGGCTCGCCGAGGGCTTCTCGGGAAGCGACATACGCGATGTTTGCCAGTCTGCGCAGCTTAAACTCATCGGTGAATTCTTCGAGTCAGGCAAAGCCATGGACAAGGAAGCAAAGCCGCGTCCGTTGACGATGGCTGATTTCCGCCAGATACTGGAGGAACGCAAACCCAGCGTCTCGCTGGATATGCTTTCGATGTATAACCGATGGTTCGAGGCATTCAAGGCACTATAGGAGGCAAAGCAAAAGCAAGGGTACAGGCGGGTTGGGTGGAAAGGTTTGGAGAACAATAATTTTTGCACGCTCTCCCTTCTCCCCCCTCAAACTATCTCCAGGCCCCACAAACCCCAAAGGTCAACCCGCCTAAACCTCGCTTGCTTGCACAGACCTATCCCCCCTCTATATATAGCAATCAAAACCTGCGTTAGCTGTTTTTGTCTGGTTGTTTTGGGTGGGGCCGCTATTTTTTTGCTCATACTCACCTCTCTTAGTTTGAGGTTTGTTTTGAATAAAGTTTGCGTTAGAGCATCGCTGCTTCACTTTCGCTGTCCCCTCCACTGCCGCCGGGCGTCGTTTGGCTGATAATTTAAATAAGCAAAACCTGCCACAAAGGGGTTTTCGGGAGAAAAACATGCAGAACCTAACCTTTAAACCAGCCCTAACGCGGAACGAGCAACCAGCGCTTTCGCTGAATATGCCTCTTCTCGACGGGCTTTTCCCCGGGTTTAGCTGCGGCGACTTCGCTGTCCTCTATGGTTCCCGCTCCGTGACCTCGTTGACTTCCCTGCTTTGCGTGCGGGCGCAGTTGCCGGTGCAGCTGGGCGGCTTAGCAAGCAGCGTGGTCTTCATCGACGGCGGCGTCACCTTTCGCCTCTACAACGTAGCCCGCTTAGCCCAGCTCTACCAGCTTAACCCCGAGGGGGCGCTAAAGAAAATCTACATATCCCGAGCCTTCACCGCCTACCAGCTAACCGCCCTGATAATGGAGCGCCTCGAGCAAGCCGTGGCGGCATACAACGCCAAAGTCGTCGTTATCTCTGATTTAGCAGGCTTTTTCCTTGACAACAACATCGCCGCAGAGGAGGCTCAGCGCATCTACAGCCAACTCGCCACCTACCTCGCCAACTTCGCCCGCCAACACCAAATCGCCCTCATCGCCACGTATCTGCCTCATCAGGGCAGCAAACGGGAAAGCCTCCTCCAGGAAGTAACCGCCAAATACGCCAGCACCGTGCTGCGCTTCACCAAAACATCGCATGGCAAAGAAGTCGCCCTCGAAAAACACCCCACCTACAAGCTGGGCAGCGCTGACTTATCAGCCAAAAAACTCGCCTTAACAGATTTTATGGGTGGCGGCGTTGGGTAAAACCGTTGAATCCTACCGCATGGCAGTCGAGGATGAAATCCGCCGCTGGAGCGGCTTTGCCAAAGCCCTGCGCCGAGAAGACCGCGAAGCCTTCGACGCCCTCATGGATGCCTGCCGCAGCTACGCCTCAGCCGCCAGCAACGCCACCAAACCCATCCTCTTCGAACCCATGATGATGTCGATTGTGCTTTCCCAGCAAATCCGCATAGAGCATCTGCAGAGGGAAATCGATGACCTCAAAACCCACCGGTCCAGCAGCGCCCAGCAAGGTTAAGGGCTGGATTTTAGATGCTTACCCAACCGAAGCCGGACGCGTGGCGGTTTGGGTGATTTCTGAGTCGGGGCAACGCATCCGCCTAACCGACCGCTTCCAGCCCTGCATCTACGTCTCCGCTAAACAGGAGGACCTAGACGGGCTGCTAAGCAAACTCTGCAGCAACCAAAAAATCGCTTCGCTACGCTTCACCGAGAAGTATGCCCAGCCCATCGACAGCGAAAAAACGCGGGTTCTGGAGTTAACCGTTAGGGACTGCAGGCAGATTCCCCAGTTGACGCTGGAGGTTCTGCGTTTAGGCGATTATCTGCGTTATGAAGTCCACAACTGCGATGTCCACAGTGACCGCAGCTACTTTTTCAGCCGCGACCTGTTCCCCCTCGCCTACGTGGAGGTGGAGGCGGGCAAAGCGGGCTTAAGCTACAGGCTGCTGGACAGCGTGGAAAGCACCGACTATGCAGTGCCTGAGCTGCGTGTGCTGCGG is a window from the Candidatus Bathyarchaeota archaeon genome containing:
- a CDS encoding Snf7 family protein, which gives rise to MKSFTNQSPPPIREVATKSIYTLKIQQNKLEQASFRLKERDRVLFETCMSALKKNNKDKAAICATEIAEVRKLISFIGNVHLAIERVVMRLETIKELGDIVTDLKPALTLLQGVSQQLFQVLPDVSSELSNVNSTIQETLHATKLSADENLVPVGKKTEAGEEILKEVSCFMEQKLSEALPEPPAAAPVKEKVAKEPQTPIRELVALTASSSQVFGKKTVEEAGFDPEKSMFTFKKSEIKEFSLKVTKPALEDVLLEYVRKSNGEIDLSRCSNELQTSNEEIERALEALGTQGKIKIELRSPE
- a CDS encoding AAA family ATPase is translated as MSASNELEKAATAYALDAVRLDKQGQKGRAITLYQKAIESLLQLVQLYPEYGLNKVYVQRAIAYQERIKALQGAVSPMEMNQAANEDGEGGGAATMDGNGLAKPNNEELVITEKPKVNWDEVVGLDVAKKAVKEAIVYPVQRPDLFPLGWPRGILLFGPPGCGKTLLAAAVATEIEANFYSIDAASIMSKWLGEAEQNVAKLFGSARKSSNEGKPAIVFVDELDSLMGAHTNEVGGEIRVRNQFLKEMDGIMDKGKALHVYVIGATNKPWDLDWAFIRRFQKRILVPLADHGTRLSMLKLYSSNLQISPDVDLHELARLAEGFSGSDIRDVCQSAQLKLIGEFFESGKAMDKEAKPRPLTMADFRQILEERKPSVSLDMLSMYNRWFEAFKAL
- a CDS encoding CdvA-like protein, whose product is MSYSNLFLSIGKPIKNEYGRVIGKVASFALSPNGKFDAAYIEFGDGQFSKQPMESLRFSGAEITFISKIKSQAGILCDHIPLIWRKDEALKDLVDKKKITPDVYQELHSSFESVLSQLKKEAQVIIDESSIEVERCQEEISSLSYAIANLEIEHEIGKVDDENYSAAFGLLQETLRRATTEKTDYELTKSRLSSVLLGEQSQPAPKPQPVANKIYAEQVTNTATKLPEPPVVVYVKDIGKTSA
- a CDS encoding arginine decarboxylase, pyruvoyl-dependent — protein: MIPKYFFFTKGVGKHKEQLQSFELALRDAGIQMCNLVSVSSIVPPGCEQLTREKGLKMIQPGEITFVVIARNATNEPHRLVASSVGVAIPSGKNQYGYLSEHHSFGQTDETAGDYAEDLAATMLATTMGIQFDPETAWDERKKIFKTTGLIIKTANSTQSASGDKNGLWTTTVSAAVFVPEENSK
- a CDS encoding Snf7 family protein, whose translation is MSERFAKKWEAKRDEQAFGDRIKDAVKPPGPLKPRLDFAVRRIELQVQKLDQANERFSQRDKAIFARIVDAYTKHDSARANVFANELAEVRKMSKLIMNAKLALEQITLRLRTVSELGDVVSTLGPAVGVLRSVRSGLVSVFPEAENELGEIGNMLSGIMIEAGQGSGMTLNFDTVNEDASKILTEAATVAEQKIKDKFPDLPPGMPSTPASQAEKTTF